TGAAGCCGCGATTCTCCTTCTTGTCCACGCGGCCGATCGCCTCGTCGATGGTCCGGCCCATCACGAAGATCTCGCCCATCAGCCGCATCGCAGCGCCCACGGCCTGACGCACGAACGGCTCGCCGGCGCGGGAGAAGAGCCGCTTGAGGGCGCTCGCCTGCTCGCTTTCACCGACCAAAGCGCGGCCGATGACCAGTCCCCAGGTGGCCGAATTGACCAGTTTCGAGTGCGACTTGCCGGCATGAGCACGCCAATCGGCATTACCGAGCTTGTCGGCGATCAGGGCGTCAGCGGTTTCGGGATCGGGCACCCGCAGGAAGGCTTCTGCGAGCGACAGCAGGGCAACGCCTTCCGAGGTGTTGAGCCGGTATTCCTGGAGGAACTGGTTGACCCAGCCTGAGGATTGCGCGGCGCGCAGCTCGGCGAGAATGCCGAGCGCGCGCGATTCCACCCGCCGTCGGGCGTCGGGCGTCAGCGCCGCGTCACGCAGCAGCGGGATGAGGATTTCGGGCTCTGCAGCCCGGTGGAGGCGGCGGATCGCGTCGCGATGGCTCGGAGTCGTCAGCATGCCGCAGGAATAGCTTGTTTCCGCCCGTAAATCTGACGTAATTTGCCTAGATTGCGCGAATGAACTCGAAGATCCTTCGGCTGAGCGCTCGAAAGACGAATTTCATGCTCTCCGAAAGCGACAAGAAGATCCTGCGCATCCTCCAGCAGGAAGGGCGGATCACCAATCAGGAGCTCGCAGCACGCTGCGGGATGTCGCCTTCGGCCTGCCTCGAGCGGCTTCGGCGGCTCCGCGAACGCGGCTACATCCTCGGTTACGCGGCGCTGCTCAATCCGGAAAAGCTTGGCCAGCCCCTGCTGATCTTCATCGAGGTGACGCTCGATCGAACCACCGGCGACGTCTTCCGGGAGTTTGCCGAAGCGGTGCGCGACCGCCCGGAGATCGTCGA
The nucleotide sequence above comes from Sphingosinicella sp. BN140058. Encoded proteins:
- a CDS encoding Lrp/AsnC ligand binding domain-containing protein; this translates as MNSKILRLSARKTNFMLSESDKKILRILQQEGRITNQELAARCGMSPSACLERLRRLRERGYILGYAALLNPEKLGQPLLIFIEVTLDRTTGDVFREFAEAVRDRPEIVECHMVAGGFDYLLKLRMPDMTSYRTFLTHLAEMPGVRETRSYPVIEEVKSGVALPL